A single window of Chondrinema litorale DNA harbors:
- a CDS encoding replication initiation protein produces the protein MQMSIVEHSAARRQPAVIKANSLIEAKYKLSAREQKVLLFLISKLDSKSSNPGYVYQTHVDEIMQVLKDSGIKWGDAYTCFTEIIMLLKSKPISIHSDGELIMANWLGTVSLVEKSGVVKFSFDSLIAPFIFEIKKNFTKYPLRHVIKLRSTYSIRIYELLKQYARIGERKFDLMELRQVLGIEDDLYPRFFDFKKRVIEPAQKEIAEHTDIEFTFKKIKHKRTIVGIYFKIIFSDDSAASYYENGAQEVSNDSPTPQQENINKPSETKAKFSDKTDREKRLIERLEELKLDDWQIERIMTEVGAAAETGIWKLVNEIKMDNRDGRVKSNLGAYAAKRFDQFFALGFFD, from the coding sequence ATGCAAATGAGTATTGTAGAACATTCGGCAGCACGTAGACAACCTGCGGTTATCAAAGCGAATAGCCTCATTGAGGCTAAATATAAGCTTAGTGCTCGTGAACAAAAAGTATTGCTGTTCTTAATTTCGAAGCTTGACTCAAAGTCTTCGAATCCGGGATATGTTTATCAAACTCATGTTGATGAAATCATGCAGGTACTCAAAGACTCCGGAATAAAATGGGGCGATGCATATACCTGTTTTACAGAGATCATTATGCTTCTCAAAAGTAAGCCGATTAGCATCCATTCAGATGGTGAATTGATTATGGCAAACTGGTTGGGAACTGTCTCTTTAGTAGAAAAGTCTGGCGTGGTTAAATTTTCATTCGATTCTTTAATAGCTCCTTTCATTTTCGAGATTAAGAAGAATTTCACCAAGTATCCTCTTCGACATGTAATAAAACTGAGAAGTACTTATAGCATTAGAATCTATGAGTTGTTGAAGCAATATGCGAGAATTGGAGAGAGAAAGTTTGATTTGATGGAGTTAAGGCAAGTGCTTGGCATTGAAGATGACCTTTACCCGCGTTTTTTTGATTTTAAAAAGCGTGTAATTGAGCCAGCTCAAAAAGAAATTGCGGAGCATACCGACATAGAATTCACCTTCAAAAAAATTAAGCACAAACGTACCATTGTCGGAATCTACTTTAAAATTATTTTTAGTGATGATAGTGCTGCCTCATATTATGAAAATGGAGCTCAAGAAGTAAGTAACGACTCCCCTACCCCTCAACAAGAAAATATAAATAAACCTTCTGAAACCAAGGCTAAGTTTTCTGATAAAACTGATAGAGAAAAAAGACTAATCGAAAGGCTAGAAGAACTAAAGCTAGATGACTGGCAGATTGAAAGAATTATGACAGAAGTTGGAGCTGCTGCAGAAACTGGTATTTGGAAACTGGTGAATGAGATCAAAATGGATAATCGTGATGGTAGAGTTAAAAGCAATTTAGGTGCTTATGCTGCCAAACGATTTGACCAATTTTTTGCTTTAGGATTTTTCGATTAA
- a CDS encoding DUF3857 domain-containing protein — MDFRKISHLTFLLLLSIQFLASAQPEKFGKIDKDVLEMSIYEKDSSASAVVLFDVARTYFQYNTGKESFELVFERHRRVKIFNKDGYEYADAYIPTYDKGAHDEEVFAIKGYTYVLEDGKVEKYKLDKSAIYKEQENKYWNSTRFTMPNVTEGCVLEYTYKITSDFYTFLKDWQFQEEIPVIYSEYDVKVPEYYTYQKVTGGFMPLQLKSQNTVSTTVGSGTSTLTYQENQEVWVLEHAPAIKEEDYITTIDDYVVNIKYQLASFQIPGRTYENVLGSWEKINERLLLDEEFGRQVGKGAYLKEFAAQILAKASTEQEKIIYAYEMIRQYMSWNGSSALYASDNLKNIFNNRKGNAADINLLLTSLLQQLDIDAFPIALSTRSNGKLNMALPMIDKLNYVICGVNMGESTLMLDATDKDLLPGMLPIRCLNWMGRIIDKDRSQWINIRPNGGLNATTNVFLQMKDGKLAGDIMSSYKEYSSTMIRKEITKTGLDDMIKEKKADLEDFFIINDHKVSDLEEERKKVDFRYSVEAVDDMADIFYFNPFVEKIVESNPFTQEKRDYPVDFACPIKQKLTATLVLPEGYEVDEIPEPAVVVLPEEAGKFSYQVVSTGQTVQLRCSFEINKVMFLPSEYAYLKEFFNYVVNKQNETIVLKKRT, encoded by the coding sequence ATGGATTTTAGAAAGATTTCGCATTTAACATTTCTATTACTACTATCGATTCAATTTTTAGCATCAGCCCAACCTGAAAAGTTTGGTAAGATTGATAAAGACGTGTTAGAGATGAGTATTTATGAAAAGGACTCTAGCGCATCAGCCGTAGTTTTGTTTGACGTGGCCCGTACATATTTCCAATACAACACTGGTAAAGAAAGTTTTGAACTTGTATTTGAAAGGCACAGGCGTGTAAAGATTTTTAACAAAGATGGATATGAATATGCAGATGCATACATACCAACTTATGACAAAGGAGCACATGACGAAGAGGTATTTGCAATTAAGGGCTATACTTATGTATTAGAAGATGGAAAAGTAGAAAAGTATAAACTTGACAAGAGTGCAATTTACAAAGAGCAGGAAAATAAATACTGGAACTCTACCAGATTTACGATGCCTAATGTTACAGAAGGTTGCGTGTTAGAGTACACTTACAAAATTACATCTGACTTTTATACCTTTTTAAAAGATTGGCAATTTCAAGAAGAGATACCTGTAATCTACAGTGAGTACGATGTGAAGGTTCCTGAGTATTATACATATCAAAAAGTAACTGGTGGTTTTATGCCATTACAGTTAAAAAGTCAAAATACAGTGAGCACAACCGTAGGTTCTGGAACATCTACATTAACCTATCAAGAAAATCAGGAAGTTTGGGTATTAGAACATGCTCCAGCAATTAAAGAAGAAGATTATATAACTACGATAGACGATTATGTGGTAAACATAAAATATCAGTTAGCTTCATTTCAAATACCAGGTAGGACATACGAAAATGTTTTGGGGAGCTGGGAAAAAATTAATGAGCGATTACTGTTAGATGAAGAGTTTGGAAGACAAGTAGGAAAAGGAGCATACCTAAAAGAATTTGCTGCACAGATTTTAGCCAAAGCAAGTACAGAACAAGAAAAAATTATTTATGCATATGAAATGATAAGACAATATATGTCTTGGAATGGCTCTTCAGCTTTATATGCATCAGATAACCTTAAAAATATCTTTAACAATAGAAAAGGTAATGCTGCAGATATTAACCTATTGTTGACCTCACTTTTACAACAATTAGATATCGATGCTTTCCCGATAGCATTAAGTACCAGGTCAAACGGTAAACTGAATATGGCTTTACCAATGATCGACAAATTAAATTATGTGATTTGTGGAGTGAACATGGGCGAAAGTACATTAATGCTAGATGCAACAGACAAAGATTTGTTACCAGGTATGTTGCCTATTCGCTGCTTAAATTGGATGGGTAGAATTATTGATAAAGATAGATCACAATGGATTAATATTAGACCAAATGGAGGACTGAATGCAACAACAAATGTATTCCTTCAGATGAAAGATGGAAAATTGGCTGGTGATATAATGAGCTCTTATAAAGAGTATAGCTCAACCATGATAAGAAAAGAAATTACTAAGACTGGTCTAGATGATATGATTAAAGAAAAAAAGGCCGATCTGGAAGATTTTTTTATTATCAACGACCATAAAGTTTCTGATTTAGAAGAAGAAAGAAAGAAAGTAGATTTTAGATATTCTGTTGAGGCAGTAGATGATATGGCAGATATATTCTACTTTAATCCATTTGTAGAGAAAATTGTAGAAAGCAATCCTTTTACTCAGGAAAAAAGAGATTACCCAGTAGATTTTGCTTGCCCAATAAAACAAAAACTAACAGCTACTTTGGTATTACCAGAGGGCTATGAAGTTGACGAAATTCCGGAACCTGCTGTAGTGGTATTACCAGAAGAAGCTGGTAAATTCTCTTATCAGGTTGTAAGTACGGGACAAACAGTGCAGTTGCGTTGCTCATTCGAAATTAACAAGGTTATGTTTTTACCGAGTGAATATGCTTACTTAAAAGAATTCTTCAATTATGTGGTAAATAAGCAAAACGAAACCATTGTATTGAAGAAAAGAACTTAA
- a CDS encoding DUF3857 domain-containing transglutaminase family protein has product MIKERLLSLIALVLMFPFSVLAGDIKFPARDIPEELKGDAVAVLRLDEREFTVVSYDKGILKKHWAYTVLKSTGDDYATFVERYDNLVKIDNIKGYIYDANGKLIKKLKNSDIIDQSNISGFSLYEDNRIKVANLEHHSYPYTVEFECEIEYDGLYYYPIWNPQRSRKISVQDASITVKMPQDLGLRYHETNVDAVKISNEDGLKVYKWTVANLPAYEYEPFSDRIAYEKMVMLAPTKFGIEGETGEMSDWQSYGKFYAKLNSTTRDLSESTKSKLKNLTANAKSEKEKVAIIYDYLQNKTRYVSIQVGIGGIKPFPASTVDEKGYGDCKALSNYTKAMLEAVGIESYYTLVGADDDFFPVKRDFPADYFNHVILCVPLKQDTVWLECTSQTQAFGYMSEFTGDRDVLAITPEGGKLLHTPAYNKDVNYTKRKAVVDIDESGNAAIEVSTKYSTLQEGSRSWICENSQEDQKKWLYEHIDLSNISIEDFELKRIKTSLPYIDEKLKIKAPKFSSVSGKRIFVSPNILSKWDYMPSIDEDRVRDVHLSNQFDFVDTDTIEFHLPEKYHIEYQPEPVTIETQFGKYEMKIEADENVIRYFRKLEMNPGTFPSDSYNELREFFKDVTKNDKVKVVLVNNT; this is encoded by the coding sequence ATGATAAAGGAGAGATTGCTTAGCTTAATTGCTCTAGTATTAATGTTTCCGTTTTCAGTACTGGCAGGAGATATAAAGTTTCCTGCTAGAGATATACCTGAAGAATTGAAAGGAGATGCGGTTGCAGTACTCAGACTAGACGAAAGAGAATTTACAGTGGTGTCTTATGATAAGGGAATTCTAAAGAAACATTGGGCATATACTGTGTTAAAAAGTACGGGTGACGATTATGCCACTTTTGTTGAAAGGTACGATAATTTAGTAAAGATTGACAATATAAAAGGGTACATTTATGATGCGAATGGCAAACTTATTAAGAAGTTAAAAAATAGTGATATTATAGATCAAAGTAATATCTCGGGCTTCTCGCTTTATGAAGACAATAGAATTAAAGTTGCTAATTTAGAGCATCACTCATATCCTTATACAGTTGAGTTCGAATGTGAGATTGAATATGATGGTCTCTATTATTATCCTATCTGGAATCCGCAAAGATCGCGAAAAATTTCTGTGCAAGATGCAAGCATTACCGTAAAAATGCCTCAAGATTTAGGTTTGAGATATCATGAAACAAATGTTGATGCAGTAAAGATTTCTAATGAAGATGGATTAAAAGTTTACAAATGGACTGTAGCTAATTTACCAGCGTATGAATACGAGCCTTTTTCTGATCGTATTGCTTATGAAAAAATGGTAATGTTAGCTCCAACCAAGTTTGGTATAGAAGGTGAAACAGGGGAGATGAGTGACTGGCAAAGTTATGGTAAGTTTTACGCTAAGTTAAATTCTACTACGCGAGATTTATCTGAGAGTACCAAAAGCAAATTGAAAAATTTAACTGCCAATGCCAAATCTGAAAAAGAGAAGGTAGCAATCATCTATGATTATTTGCAGAATAAAACCAGATATGTAAGTATCCAAGTCGGAATAGGAGGGATAAAGCCATTCCCTGCATCTACAGTAGACGAAAAAGGATATGGAGATTGTAAAGCACTTTCTAATTATACTAAAGCGATGCTCGAAGCTGTAGGAATCGAATCTTATTATACATTAGTAGGGGCTGATGATGATTTCTTTCCAGTAAAAAGAGATTTCCCTGCCGATTACTTTAATCATGTTATTTTGTGTGTGCCATTAAAGCAAGATACTGTGTGGTTAGAATGTACTAGCCAGACACAAGCTTTTGGTTACATGAGTGAGTTTACTGGTGATAGAGATGTGTTGGCTATTACACCAGAAGGAGGAAAACTGTTACATACTCCAGCGTACAATAAAGATGTAAATTATACAAAAAGAAAAGCTGTAGTTGATATAGACGAAAGTGGAAATGCAGCTATAGAAGTAAGTACAAAGTATAGCACTTTACAAGAAGGTTCACGGTCTTGGATTTGCGAAAACTCACAAGAAGACCAAAAAAAATGGTTGTATGAACACATAGATTTATCTAACATTTCGATTGAAGATTTTGAGCTAAAGCGTATTAAGACTTCATTGCCATATATAGATGAAAAGCTGAAAATAAAAGCACCAAAATTTTCTTCGGTAAGTGGTAAGAGAATTTTCGTTAGCCCAAATATTTTATCGAAATGGGATTATATGCCATCCATAGATGAAGACAGAGTTAGAGATGTGCACTTGAGTAATCAGTTTGATTTTGTGGATACAGATACTATTGAGTTTCATTTGCCAGAAAAATACCATATAGAGTATCAGCCAGAGCCAGTTACTATCGAAACTCAGTTTGGCAAATACGAAATGAAGATAGAAGCAGATGAAAATGTAATCAGATATTTTAGAAAACTTGAAATGAATCCGGGTACTTTCCCATCAGACTCATATAATGAATTAAGAGAGTTTTTTAAAGATGTTACTAAAAATGATAAAGTAAAAGTAGTTTTGGTAAACAACACTTGA
- a CDS encoding NAD(P)/FAD-dependent oxidoreductase, whose product MTLVNNIKSNILTDIPKTDKKRIVIIGGGFAGMELAKPLLKSDYQIVMLDKNNYHTFQPLLYQVATAGLDPDSVAAPLRENLRSHNFYFRMASVDKVIPESNLVQTNIGLLDYDYLVIATGSKANFFGEETVAEKSFTLKEVGEAFALRNHLFQCLEQAVTVADEVEKEKLLNVVIVGGGPTGIEMAGALSELKKKVIPKEYDTIDTSKINVYLVEGMDSVLNGMSESSRNRTKEYMEELGVKLKLNTLVEKVEGSKIKLSDGTYLQSNTLIWAAGVMGNVIEGINEEHISKSRIEVDRYNKVIGYDNVFALGDVASMKTEEYEKGFPMLAPVAMQQGRHLAKNFKHLLENKPLEKFEYTNKGVMATVGRNKAVVDTPFGWHLSGLPAWLSWMFIHLFFLIGFRQKAVVFANWVYSYFTFKKSTKSIIST is encoded by the coding sequence ATGACTTTAGTAAATAATATTAAATCGAATATCTTAACAGATATACCTAAGACTGATAAAAAACGGATTGTAATTATAGGAGGAGGTTTTGCTGGTATGGAACTGGCAAAACCTCTTTTAAAATCCGATTATCAGATAGTGATGTTGGATAAAAATAATTACCATACTTTCCAACCTTTGTTATATCAAGTTGCAACAGCAGGTTTAGACCCCGACTCTGTAGCAGCACCTTTAAGAGAAAACCTGAGATCGCACAATTTCTATTTTAGAATGGCCTCAGTAGATAAGGTAATTCCTGAAAGTAATTTAGTACAAACCAATATTGGTTTACTAGACTACGATTATCTGGTAATTGCAACAGGTTCAAAAGCGAATTTTTTTGGAGAAGAAACGGTAGCAGAAAAGTCTTTTACATTAAAAGAAGTAGGCGAAGCATTTGCATTAAGGAATCACCTATTTCAATGTTTAGAGCAAGCAGTTACAGTTGCAGACGAGGTAGAAAAGGAGAAACTTCTAAATGTAGTGATAGTAGGAGGTGGCCCTACAGGTATCGAGATGGCAGGCGCACTTAGTGAGCTTAAAAAGAAAGTTATTCCTAAAGAATATGATACCATAGACACTTCCAAAATTAATGTTTACTTGGTAGAAGGGATGGATTCTGTTTTGAATGGCATGTCTGAAAGTTCAAGAAATAGAACGAAAGAATATATGGAAGAGCTAGGTGTAAAGCTTAAGCTGAATACACTAGTAGAGAAGGTAGAAGGTAGCAAAATAAAACTAAGTGATGGTACTTATCTGCAATCTAATACGCTCATTTGGGCAGCAGGAGTAATGGGTAATGTAATTGAAGGAATTAATGAAGAACATATTAGCAAAAGCAGAATTGAAGTAGACAGATATAATAAAGTAATTGGTTACGATAATGTATTTGCTCTGGGCGATGTAGCTTCTATGAAAACAGAAGAATATGAGAAGGGGTTTCCTATGCTTGCACCAGTAGCTATGCAGCAAGGTAGACACTTAGCAAAAAACTTTAAACATTTGCTAGAGAATAAACCACTTGAAAAATTTGAGTATACAAACAAAGGTGTAATGGCAACTGTAGGTAGAAATAAAGCAGTGGTAGATACTCCTTTCGGATGGCATTTAAGCGGTTTACCTGCTTGGTTATCTTGGATGTTTATTCACTTATTCTTTCTTATTGGTTTTAGACAAAAAGCAGTGGTTTTTGCCAACTGGGTGTATAGCTATTTTACCTTTAAGAAAAGTACAAAATCAATTATTTCAACATAA
- a CDS encoding Pycsar system effector family protein gives MPDIDSKIDKEALEQAKKIILNSKSEYLLFHTYEHTKDMLIFCEDAADHYSIKDEDKELLLTAVAFHNTGVADNYKSFREASAKHAKSFLSKIDISTKTQERVAGLIQSTNAPDHEDLLSQIIHDTYWSFLGQKGFNTKMELLRLEREHFEGKVYPENEWHKEALNIISCARFYTDYASENLNKRKEKNIIKVTENIKGENNKKQGRGIETMYRAVYRNHINLSSIADAKANMMISINTIIMSIIITGVTGFSFTSNLLLENIQYTLPILFLLLASLASVIFAIISARPEVTSKKLDEEKIKKAKGSFLFFGNFVRMAKQKFLDKLVFFRSNQNALYDDMSIDIYQLGHVLNRKYKLLRISYNIFMAGLIICVLSFIIVLIVLRLIV, from the coding sequence ATGCCGGATATTGATAGTAAAATAGATAAAGAAGCTTTAGAACAAGCTAAAAAAATAATATTGAATAGTAAGTCTGAGTACTTACTATTTCATACTTATGAGCATACGAAAGATATGCTCATTTTTTGTGAAGACGCAGCAGATCACTATTCTATAAAAGACGAAGACAAAGAACTTCTATTAACTGCTGTGGCTTTCCATAATACTGGAGTTGCAGATAATTATAAATCTTTTAGAGAAGCAAGTGCAAAGCATGCCAAAAGCTTTTTAAGTAAAATCGATATTTCAACTAAAACTCAGGAAAGAGTTGCAGGTTTAATTCAATCTACAAATGCTCCTGATCACGAAGATTTACTTTCTCAAATTATACACGATACTTATTGGTCTTTTTTAGGACAAAAAGGTTTCAATACGAAAATGGAATTGCTTCGACTAGAGCGAGAACATTTTGAAGGCAAAGTATATCCTGAAAATGAATGGCATAAAGAAGCACTTAACATTATAAGTTGTGCCAGGTTTTATACCGATTATGCATCTGAAAACCTCAATAAGAGAAAAGAGAAAAACATTATTAAGGTAACAGAGAATATTAAAGGTGAGAATAATAAAAAGCAAGGTAGAGGTATAGAAACCATGTATCGTGCTGTTTATAGAAATCATATTAACCTGAGTTCAATTGCAGATGCCAAAGCAAACATGATGATTAGCATCAATACGATTATTATGTCTATAATTATTACTGGGGTTACAGGCTTTTCTTTTACAAGTAATCTGCTACTAGAAAACATACAATATACATTACCAATTTTATTTTTGCTACTGGCTTCTTTAGCTTCTGTTATTTTTGCAATCATTTCTGCAAGGCCAGAGGTTACCTCTAAAAAGCTAGACGAAGAAAAGATAAAAAAAGCAAAAGGCAGCTTTTTATTCTTCGGTAATTTCGTACGCATGGCAAAACAGAAGTTTCTAGATAAACTAGTATTTTTCAGGTCTAATCAGAATGCTTTGTATGATGATATGAGCATAGATATCTATCAACTGGGACATGTGCTAAACAGAAAATATAAATTGCTCAGAATCTCCTACAACATATTTATGGCTGGGCTTATAATATGTGTTCTAAGTTTTATAATCGTATTAATTGTACTTAGGTTAATAGTTTAA
- a CDS encoding site-2 protease family protein — MKRALKIGKVFNTKIEIHWTFLLLIAYVAWSTYNAGGNLNEIVLQIAFVLSIFVCVILHELGHVRAAYHFGIPTKKVTLLPIGGVAQIERMPEKPKEELIVAIAGPLVNVAIALILFIVFPITDMYNAAYAENSTSISYTTFPLYLFSANVVLFLFNLIPAFPMDGGRILRSILAMKMSRMKATKIASITGQCFAVIFFVLGLMNNPFFALIAVFIFFGARSENYTVQSQELLNGYEVQDAMMTNYLVLSPEETIDSAIRKMVSGPDIDLLVIEDNKVQGIVTREKLISKSKERNSYEILVRDIMSKNFRVLEEHNKLSDTYLMLQRTKNRLFPVLRNKELAGVINLEKIQHFIMMKAKGFQY, encoded by the coding sequence ATGAAACGCGCTTTAAAAATTGGAAAGGTATTTAACACTAAAATAGAAATACACTGGACGTTTTTATTGCTAATAGCTTATGTAGCTTGGTCTACATATAATGCGGGAGGTAATTTAAATGAAATTGTATTACAAATCGCATTTGTGTTATCCATCTTTGTATGTGTTATTCTTCACGAATTAGGACACGTAAGAGCAGCCTATCACTTTGGCATACCTACCAAAAAAGTAACATTACTACCTATTGGAGGGGTAGCTCAAATTGAAAGAATGCCTGAAAAGCCAAAAGAAGAATTAATTGTTGCTATAGCCGGCCCATTGGTAAATGTAGCTATTGCACTCATCCTCTTTATAGTTTTTCCGATTACAGATATGTATAATGCAGCCTATGCTGAAAACAGTACCTCAATTAGTTATACTACCTTTCCTCTTTATTTATTCAGTGCAAATGTAGTTTTATTCCTATTTAACCTCATTCCTGCTTTTCCAATGGATGGAGGTAGAATATTAAGATCTATATTGGCAATGAAGATGTCTAGAATGAAAGCAACCAAAATTGCTTCTATAACCGGGCAGTGCTTTGCAGTTATATTTTTTGTTTTAGGATTAATGAATAACCCCTTTTTTGCTCTAATTGCTGTATTTATATTCTTTGGAGCTAGAAGTGAAAACTATACTGTACAAAGTCAAGAACTACTTAATGGATACGAAGTGCAAGATGCCATGATGACCAACTATCTTGTGCTTTCACCAGAAGAAACAATTGACTCTGCCATTAGAAAAATGGTTTCCGGGCCAGACATAGACTTATTAGTTATAGAAGATAACAAAGTACAAGGTATCGTTACCAGAGAGAAACTCATAAGCAAATCTAAAGAAAGAAACAGCTATGAGATTTTGGTAAGAGATATAATGAGTAAGAATTTTAGAGTACTTGAGGAACACAACAAATTATCTGATACTTATCTGATGTTGCAGCGAACTAAAAATCGCTTGTTTCCTGTACTACGAAATAAAGAGCTAGCCGGAGTTATCAATCTAGAGAAGATTCAGCATTTTATCATGATGAAAGCTAAAGGCTTTCAATATTAA
- a CDS encoding ATP-binding protein, whose protein sequence is MTTGSKIKIITEVNIKYSEDITFLLKLFRLYAGKASLSTKQLSRLATALNEISRNALQYAGEAKISFGIYEEPTENYFAVQISDNGKGISNLEDILADKVEGSGVGIIVSRKLVDKFNIETSLNGTNVFLAEKLNHTKDINSVEIKDWKNDISKEKNEDKSLNELLHAYETIREKENQLEISNRKLKNYVTQLKSKNSELKNFARVVSHDLKSPLNVVFMASEMLNSFYIEDMGEEATEMLEMIITASNNMKQLINDYLNYAAATAQDDRPEQIDLNEIVFDVQDSVNPPDQKEVHIDFGELPNIYYDRFAIKQVLQNLIDNAVTYNDKEEVKIKVSAEKNKTHTIVKVEDNGPGIPESHFKDIFELYRTVGLKGVAKKGTGVGLPLIKRIVERNHGKVWVDSILNEGSSFYFSIPNESESVFENA, encoded by the coding sequence ATGACTACAGGTTCAAAGATTAAAATAATTACAGAAGTAAATATTAAATACTCAGAGGATATCACCTTCCTACTTAAGCTTTTCCGTCTTTATGCAGGAAAGGCTTCACTCTCAACCAAACAGCTTTCGCGTTTAGCAACTGCACTTAACGAAATTTCTAGAAATGCTTTACAATATGCCGGAGAAGCAAAAATCTCTTTTGGTATATATGAAGAACCCACAGAAAATTATTTTGCAGTACAAATCTCAGACAATGGTAAAGGTATATCTAACTTAGAAGATATACTTGCTGATAAAGTAGAAGGAAGTGGAGTTGGTATTATAGTGTCTAGAAAATTAGTTGATAAGTTTAATATTGAAACATCTTTAAATGGTACGAATGTTTTTCTAGCTGAAAAACTCAACCATACAAAAGACATCAACTCTGTAGAAATTAAAGATTGGAAAAATGATATAAGCAAAGAGAAAAACGAAGATAAATCTCTAAATGAATTACTCCATGCTTACGAAACTATCCGCGAGAAAGAAAACCAACTAGAAATTTCTAACAGAAAACTAAAAAATTATGTAACTCAACTAAAATCAAAAAATAGTGAGTTAAAGAATTTTGCAAGGGTAGTTTCACACGATTTAAAGTCTCCGCTTAATGTTGTGTTTATGGCTTCGGAGATGTTAAACTCTTTTTACATCGAAGACATGGGAGAGGAAGCTACGGAAATGTTAGAGATGATTATTACCGCTTCCAACAACATGAAGCAGCTCATAAACGACTATCTTAATTATGCCGCTGCCACTGCACAAGATGATAGACCTGAGCAAATCGATTTAAACGAAATTGTTTTTGATGTACAAGATTCTGTAAATCCGCCAGATCAAAAAGAAGTTCACATAGACTTTGGTGAGTTACCAAACATTTACTACGACAGGTTTGCTATAAAGCAAGTGCTTCAAAACCTTATAGATAATGCTGTTACTTATAATGATAAAGAAGAAGTAAAAATTAAGGTATCAGCAGAAAAAAATAAAACACATACAATAGTAAAGGTAGAAGATAATGGTCCAGGTATTCCAGAATCTCACTTTAAAGATATATTCGAACTTTATAGAACTGTAGGGCTCAAAGGAGTTGCTAAAAAAGGCACAGGTGTTGGCTTACCATTAATCAAAAGAATTGTCGAAAGAAACCATGGTAAAGTATGGGTAGACTCAATTTTGAACGAAGGTAGTAGTTTCTACTTTTCTATTCCCAACGAATCTGAATCGGTGTTTGAAAATGCGTAG
- a CDS encoding response regulator, whose protein sequence is MKNFSEEKQLKTALVVDDETNLCFLLKNLLTRMNYQVSCTSTLAEAVKEYNQYKPDIIFLDIHLPDGLGYTLLEQLRNRDEHTYVVMMSSETQFNKLQKDLLKRADRFLKKPFRLKEVVEIVSN, encoded by the coding sequence ATGAAAAACTTTTCAGAAGAAAAACAACTGAAAACGGCTTTGGTAGTGGATGATGAAACTAACTTATGCTTCTTATTAAAAAATTTACTAACAAGAATGAATTATCAAGTTTCATGTACTAGTACTCTAGCTGAAGCAGTAAAAGAATATAATCAATATAAACCAGATATAATTTTTTTAGATATTCATTTACCAGATGGACTAGGTTATACATTACTCGAGCAATTAAGAAATCGAGATGAGCATACCTATGTCGTAATGATGAGTAGTGAAACCCAATTTAACAAGTTACAGAAAGACCTTCTGAAGAGGGCAGATCGATTTCTTAAGAAACCCTTCAGGTTGAAAGAGGTGGTAGAAATTGTTTCAAATTAA